A genome region from Cutaneotrichosporon cavernicola HIS019 DNA, chromosome: 5 includes the following:
- the PSF3 gene encoding uncharacterized protein (Dna replication complex gins protein psf3) gives MEDEYYSLTSILADQHKLPCTFTLDVPGLGYLEGGSEEHLQSGTKVELPLWLARTLAQNEFATFTVPQPFTQRIRANLNASAPAVKLSSLVGAGGWWYRFGAAIAKIWDSGDSLLAMLLKAFTDRLPALEDLAAHHASMDISSIPEGTAGTGEVFREGMEADERELFAIGQESGRMVKRWHDSSWAQRYYAMPVLLQQPTTPAQTTEAAAVPTTAIIGAVLAGVVALLLAGAFVRHKRLMWSLLKTPAHDFGLSTVPAVDHWPGPAFPPALHNTSPLPSIPHQAEPSSVSVPSPSKDHLPCTSSAQSSNRSLESHHVQSADSINASRPIVAKPVIAAVPPRPQDLGPPYQFPKVAFEGGGDTR, from the exons ATGGAAGACGAATACTACTCGCTCACGtccatcctcgccgaccaGCAT aaACTGCCATGCACGTTCACGCTTGATGTCCCCGGCCTTGGGTATCTTGAGGGCGGAAGTGAGGAGCATCTCCAGTCCGGCACGAAGGTCGAGTTGCCATTATGGCTCGCACGGACCCTGGCGCAGAA CGAATTCGCGACGTTCACCGTCCCACAGCCGTTCACGCAACGTATCCGGGCGAACTTGAACGCCAGCGCGCCCGCCGTCAAACTCAGTAGCCTTGTTGGCGCCGGAGGATGGTGGTACCGCTTCGGAGCGGCGATTGCCAAGAT ttgGGACAGTGGTGATAGCCTGCTCGCGATGTTGCTGAAG GCCTTCACAGACCGCCTACCTGCTCTTGAAGACCTCGCAGCACACCACGCGAGCATGGACATCAGCTCCATCCCCGAAGGTACAGCTGGCACAGGAGAAGTGTTCCGCGAGGGCATGGAAGCAGATGAGCGAGAAT tgTTCGCAATTGGGCAGGAGAGCGGGCGGATGGTCAAGAGGTGGCACGACTCGTCGTGGGCGCAGAG ATACTACGCCATGcctgtcctcctccagcagcCAACAACCCCAGCTCAGACAACTGAAGCCGCCGCGGTACCCACGACGGCCATCATCGGAGCCGTGCTCGCCGGTGTGGTGgcactcctcctcgctggtGCCTTTGTGCGCCACAAGCGGCTGATGTGGAGCCTCCTCAAGACTCCGGCTCACGACTTCGGGCTCTCAACAGTGCCGGCCGTAGACCATTGGCCTGGCCCGGCGTTCCCTCCAGCCCTCCACAACACCTCCCCACTTCCCTCCATCCCACACCAAGCTGAGCCCTCGTCGGTGTCGGTACCATCCCCGTCCAAGGACCATCTCCCATGCACATCATCTGCACAGTCTTCCAACAGGAGCCTGGAATCGCACCACGTCCAGTCGGCCGACAGCATCAACGCAAGTCGGCCCATCGTCGCCAAGCCCGTGATCGCGGCCGTCCCTCCACGTCCTCAAGACTTGGGTCCTCCATACCAGTTCCCCAAGGTAGCGTttgagggaggaggagacacTCGCTGA